Proteins co-encoded in one Methylobacterium sp. WL1 genomic window:
- a CDS encoding AI-2E family transporter — protein sequence MSTAEMGAPRQPAQVPPPLLPGLHGLLTLAIGVVVVAALYFGREVFIPLVLAVLLSFVLGPVVNLLRWARLGRVPSVIVAVLLALGVIGGIGAVIGTQVAGLAGNLPQYQATVQKKFAGLQQGWLGEANRVISKFSHEVHDATQKADAAGTSAATGPGGETPKAQLVRVQEPEISPFALAEKVLGPVFEPLTTVGIVLVVVVFLLLQREDLRNRMIRLFGSSDLHRTTVAMDDAAGRLGTYFLAQLGMNAAFGVIVGVGLWIIGVPNPLLWGVFSALMRFVPYIGAFISGILPVALAAAVDPGWSMVIATAALFLVAEPIFGQVIEPLLYGHSTGLSPFAVIVSTLFWGFLWGPIGLILATPFTVCLVVLGRHVDSLEFLDILLGDRPPLTPVENFYQRMLAGDPDEVRDLAEAMLKERSLSSYYDEVALKGLQLAANDYARGVVTPAHLENIRASSRSLVEDFEDHEDVEPAGNDKAVNPSDTLTLAERTHTRTEAVPGQAPPRDALPEAWRGETPVLCVAGRGPLDEASSAMLAQLLRKHGLGARVAGYEAVSRDRIRELDLTGVAMVCISYLDISGNPAHLRYLLERLKRRAPDMPVLVGLWPVGEKILIDAAIGRKVGADVYVASLRDGVEACLRMAGGTGKVMDAA from the coding sequence ATGTCGACCGCCGAGATGGGCGCCCCGCGCCAGCCAGCCCAGGTTCCTCCTCCGCTCTTGCCCGGCCTTCATGGGCTGCTGACCCTCGCCATCGGCGTCGTGGTCGTTGCCGCCCTGTACTTCGGACGCGAGGTGTTCATCCCCCTGGTCCTGGCGGTCCTCCTCAGCTTCGTCCTGGGACCCGTGGTCAACCTGCTCCGATGGGCGCGTCTCGGACGGGTGCCGTCCGTAATCGTCGCTGTCCTGCTCGCGCTCGGCGTCATCGGCGGCATCGGCGCCGTCATCGGCACCCAGGTCGCGGGTCTCGCCGGAAACCTGCCGCAGTACCAGGCCACCGTGCAAAAGAAGTTCGCCGGCCTGCAGCAGGGCTGGCTCGGTGAAGCCAACCGCGTCATCTCCAAGTTCAGCCACGAGGTCCACGACGCCACTCAGAAGGCGGATGCCGCCGGTACGAGCGCCGCGACCGGACCGGGTGGGGAAACTCCGAAGGCGCAACTTGTCCGGGTTCAGGAACCTGAGATCTCACCTTTCGCGCTCGCCGAGAAGGTCCTGGGCCCGGTGTTCGAGCCGTTGACCACGGTCGGCATCGTCCTCGTCGTGGTGGTGTTCCTGCTTCTTCAACGCGAGGACCTGCGCAACCGCATGATCCGTCTATTCGGATCGAGTGACCTGCACCGCACCACTGTGGCCATGGACGACGCCGCGGGCCGGCTCGGCACCTACTTCCTGGCCCAACTCGGGATGAACGCCGCCTTCGGCGTCATCGTCGGGGTCGGTCTCTGGATCATCGGGGTGCCCAACCCGCTCCTATGGGGCGTGTTCTCGGCACTGATGCGCTTCGTTCCCTACATCGGCGCCTTCATTTCCGGGATCCTGCCCGTGGCGCTGGCCGCCGCGGTCGACCCGGGCTGGTCGATGGTCATCGCGACCGCGGCGCTGTTCCTCGTCGCCGAACCGATCTTCGGGCAGGTGATCGAGCCGCTGCTCTACGGGCACTCCACCGGCCTGTCGCCGTTCGCGGTGATCGTATCGACCCTGTTCTGGGGCTTTCTGTGGGGACCCATCGGCTTGATCCTGGCCACCCCGTTCACCGTCTGCCTCGTCGTGCTCGGCCGGCACGTCGACAGCCTGGAGTTCCTCGACATCCTCCTCGGCGACCGGCCGCCGCTGACCCCGGTGGAGAACTTCTACCAGCGCATGCTGGCCGGCGACCCGGACGAGGTGCGTGATCTCGCCGAGGCGATGCTGAAGGAGCGCTCGCTGTCATCGTACTACGACGAGGTCGCCCTGAAGGGGCTTCAACTCGCCGCCAACGATTACGCGCGCGGCGTCGTGACCCCGGCGCACCTGGAGAACATCCGGGCGTCCTCCCGGTCCCTGGTCGAGGACTTCGAGGACCACGAGGACGTCGAGCCGGCGGGCAACGACAAGGCGGTCAACCCGAGCGACACCCTGACGCTTGCCGAGCGTACCCACACCCGGACCGAGGCCGTGCCCGGCCAGGCGCCCCCCCGCGACGCCCTACCCGAGGCGTGGCGCGGCGAAACGCCAGTGCTGTGCGTGGCCGGGCGCGGCCCGCTCGACGAGGCCTCCTCGGCGATGCTTGCGCAACTGCTGCGCAAGCACGGACTCGGGGCTCGCGTCGCCGGCTACGAGGCCGTCTCGCGCGACCGCATCCGCGAGCTCGACCTCACGGGCGTGGCGATGGTGTGCATCTCCTATCTGGATATCTCCGGCAACCCGGCGCACCTGCGGTACCTTCTGGAACGCCTGAAGCGGCGGGCGCCGGACATGCCGGTGCTGGTCGGCCTCTGGCCGGTGGGCGAGAAGATCCTAATTGACGCCGCCATCGGCCGCAAGGTCGGAGCCGACGTCTACGTCGCCTCGCTGCGCGACGGCGTCGAGGCCTGCCTGAGGATGGCGGGCGGCACCGGCAAGGTCATGGACGCTGCCTGA